The Phaeacidiphilus oryzae TH49 region CTCGGCTCGCGACGTGCTCGCGATCATCGAGAAGTAAGTCCAGCGGCGTAGCAAGGTATCGCTGTACGCATCGTCGTGACCCGCCCCGGGTCTCCGTGTCACACATGACCGGGGCCCGGGGCGCGGTTGTTGAGAGGGAAGACCTGAGCATGGCGAAGATCCTGGAGTTCGACGAGCACGCCCGCCGCGCGCTGGAGCGGGGCGTCAACAAGCTTGCCGACACAGTCAAGGTGACCATCGGCCCCAAGGGCCGCAATGTCGTCATCGACAAGAAGTTCGGCGCCCCCACCATCACCAACGACGGCGTCACCATCGCCCGTGAGGTCGAGGTCGACGACCCGTTCGAGAACCTCGGCGCCCAGCTGGTGAAGGAGGTGGCGACCAAGACCAACGACATCGCGGGTGACGGCACCACCACCGCCACCGTCCTGGCCCAGGCGCTGGTCAACGAGGGCCTGCGGAACGTCGCCGCCGGCGCCGGCCCCGCCGGGCTGAAGAAGGGCATCGACGCCGCCGTCCAGGCCGTCGCCGAGCACCTGCGCAAGGTCGCCCGCCCGATCGAGGGCAAGGACGACATCGCCGCGGTCGCCGGTCTGTCCGCCCAGGACCCGCAGGTCGGCGAGCTGATCGCAGAGGCGATCGACAAGGTCGGCAAGGACGGCGTGATCACCGTCGAGGAGTCCCAGACCTTCGGTCTCGAACTGGACTTCACCGAGGGGATGCAGTTCGACAAGGGCTACCTGTCCCCGTACATGGTCACCGACCAGGACCGCCAGGAGGCCGTCCTGGAGGACCCGTACATCCTGATCCACCAGGGCAAGATCTCGTCGATCCAGGACATGCTGCCGCTGCTGGAGAAGATCCTCCAGGCGAACAGCTCCAAGCCGCTGCTGATCATCGCCGAGGACGTCGAGGGCGAGGCGCTCTCCACCCTGGTGGTCAACAAGATCCGCGGCACCTTCAACGCCGTCGCGGTGAAGGCCCCCGGCTTCGGCGACCGCCGCAAGGCCATCCTGGGCGACATCGCCACCCTGACCGGCGGCCAGGTCATCGCCGAGGAGGTCGGCCTCAAGCTCGACCAGGTCGGCCTTGAGGTGCTCGGCACCGCCCGGCGCGTCACCGTCACCAAGGACGACACCACCATCGTCGACGGTGCCGGCGACAAGACCG contains the following coding sequences:
- the groL gene encoding chaperonin GroEL (60 kDa chaperone family; promotes refolding of misfolded polypeptides especially under stressful conditions; forms two stacked rings of heptamers to form a barrel-shaped 14mer; ends can be capped by GroES; misfolded proteins enter the barrel where they are refolded when GroES binds), producing the protein MAKILEFDEHARRALERGVNKLADTVKVTIGPKGRNVVIDKKFGAPTITNDGVTIAREVEVDDPFENLGAQLVKEVATKTNDIAGDGTTTATVLAQALVNEGLRNVAAGAGPAGLKKGIDAAVQAVAEHLRKVARPIEGKDDIAAVAGLSAQDPQVGELIAEAIDKVGKDGVITVEESQTFGLELDFTEGMQFDKGYLSPYMVTDQDRQEAVLEDPYILIHQGKISSIQDMLPLLEKILQANSSKPLLIIAEDVEGEALSTLVVNKIRGTFNAVAVKAPGFGDRRKAILGDIATLTGGQVIAEEVGLKLDQVGLEVLGTARRVTVTKDDTTIVDGAGDKTAVEGRVNQIKAEIEASDSDWDREKLQERLAKLAGGVCVIRVGAATEVELKEKKHRLEDAISATRAAIEEGIVAGGGASLVHSAKVLEDGLGLKDDEATGVAVVRRALVEPARWIATNAGQEGYVVTSKTADLKNEREGYNAATGEYTDLVKIGVIDPVKVTRSALENAASIAALLLTTETLVVEKPEEESDEAAGGHGHSHGHAH